The Melanotaenia boesemani isolate fMelBoe1 chromosome 11, fMelBoe1.pri, whole genome shotgun sequence genome includes the window AACCACTTTGCCGCtttatttagcgagttttcagacacATCTAgtgactttatttaaaaattttttactTACAATATTAAAGTCTATGTCTTTTGTTTAATTCAGacgtccactaaaatccatttaaattaagaaaaaatttTGCTTTTTGGGCTAAATGTTGTTATGcgtttaaaatgtgattaactGAGATTAATTCATTACAGagcctgtaattaattagattttttttttaattgagtccCACCTCTGTTTTAAAGTTGATGTAAATATGGAAATATAGCCTGTAACCAGTTAGATTTTGTATAAGTGGATGTAACaatgaagacaaagaaagatATTTCTTACTTTTCTCTAAGGCAGAAAGACACAGGTCAGGTTGAGACAGACCTAACAGCTTCCAAACTGGATATGGCCACAATATATGGCCagattattaatgaaaatatgctttatttttaacagtgtaACACTAACACAAAAAAGGCATTAAAATGAACTACAAACATAGTATTTTTTCCATCATAGAGGAAAAAATacaggtttttgttgtgtttggaaGCATTTAACCATTTTGTTTTAACCGTGTGATTTAAAACTCTGTATTAAAGCTTGAAATGCACTCCCACACTTTTAGATTGATCTTGGCCACGTCCTCACTTATCgttgctgtcgggcaaaaacctcctatgtccaaaatttgtgaattttgttttccttcagatcagtactattggtcacccttcatgtctgtctgttgttttacaaatatttaaccaaagatatatgatgtaaaatacaataccaagtttgatgacattatgtccaattattataaaaccatactttttttttttttcattttttgaaaaatgaccgttttggacataggaggtttgcgCCTGACAGCAGCGTTATGCTTCTTTCTCAGAGAATCACCTCACGGCCCACGGACCTACAGGAGGAACATGACACACTAACTTGCAGCTTGTCATACAGAAGGAAGCTTTGCGTGACAGTTCTCCCTCTCATCAATTACACCCTGTGCTCCGACAGCCAATTCATGGCCCCAATTGCGGAAATCAGCCACATACCTCCACCCAGTACACTGGGTGTGGTCTTCCTAAAGCTGATGCAGGTGTTTATGCTGGAGAGCGAACTCTGCTGCCCTATATTGCATGCTGGTGTCTtatacttgtttttattattcccAATTAAAGATAAGCAAATACAGTGCAGAAAATAaacttcatttaacaaaaataaaaataggaatGGGATGCCAGGGATTTAATTCCTGTTGCAGATGTAGTATTTATGTCCTGCTTCACTGCTGGCTGTTGGCATGGATTTAGCTGTGTTTCTCGAGGCAAAACAATCAGgttttattatgtttcttcATCTAATTAGCAAACTATTAAATCGGATGATTCATTACAAGAAGAATGCATGGCAGTTTCAAACACTCGATGTGAAAATTCAAGCATCTCTTAAACTTAGAAAACTCAAATTAAAATTGAAGGGTAAGTTGGTTTCAATCAGCTATCTGGAAAAGTGGTGAAGACACGTAATAAAGACCACTTGTCCCACACCGGTTCCACTGCAGAATCAGGTCTGATTTTAATGCAGTGCAGCCTGATGGCCCAACTTTCAGCTAattatctgacttttttttaatgacaatgTTGTGTTGCatgtgattaaataaattatttgctgtttttattatgattatttgCCTTCAGTTTTTCAGAGTGGTGAACCACCTCTTCATCTTTATTTCTGAAAGTCTCAGCATctatgagataaaaaaaaatctgggatGCTTGTGGCTAGCACTAGCAATCTTTTGTAAGGATTTTCTCCAACTTTTTTGAAACACGATGCTGCAATCAAATACACATATTATTCAAAATACTATAATATTTCTAAGTTTTAACATTCAACATTTAATAGGTTGTCTTGTAGGAAATAATGTATAAAAcgttgcattttgctttatctTTGAATTAAGGAGAATTTGCAAACTGTAGTAGAAAAAGCTGTGTCATCTACAGGTCTGTGCTGCTTTTATCTCCAGCAGCTTCATTGCTGAAGCTCTGAAGTGTGACCTCTCTCACCAATCTCATGAAAAATCACTGGCAGTGTTTTCTGGCACATAGTGgatgttcatttttctttcagcatGAAAAGACAGAGACCTAAAGTAAACCAGTGACTCGTGAAGAAAGACCcagatatttattgttttaggcTAAAACAAAGCAATAAGGCCAGAGGCGGACGATGCATTCGTGAAGGTGGCAACAGAGTTATAACGCTCCctggtggtaaaaaaaaattaaatacataaataagccATATCTTTTTTGGACCACATGAATCCAACgaatgtcttattttatgtgCTGCAAACTGCAGTATTACCTATCTGAATCCTTCTTCTTTTTGCAACTGAGTCTCTCTCGATTTTTTCCATAAATTGCCTGCAACAATgccaaaaaacaacaagagtCCCAGGtttctgtttgaaataaatgtcCTCCAGCAGTCTTCCGTTTTGCTGATGTCCACTGTGTAAATCTATGAGAGAGGAAAGCAAATGTGGCATCGaatgtaaaaataatacattgtttgttttacatacagtaataccaaaaaaaaaagaactcatCAGACCTCTAGCAGTGACCATGCAGATTACGCCATGTGTCCTACCTGGTGTACCAGGTGAAAGCCCACAGCTGTCAGTGCAGAGTAGTAAGGAAAAGTCTGTTCAGCATTGACGCCGGCCACCACCAGTCCTGACATCATGGCCACTGTGAAACCACTCAGCCAAAGTTTGGTTTGCTCCTGGAACTTCAGTGCAGTGGATTTGACTCCTACCTTGATGTCATCCTCTTTATCCTGGTTATTAAAAAAGACAAGAGTCCAGACAGGATTACCCTTCTGAAATATGGGATATCATTAAACTGTGTTTCTCTCCAGAGTTACTGACAGTAACAAAAGGTGTAAAACAAAACCTTAAGATTATAACCATAAGAGGTTAAAGAGATAATCTGCACCTTGAAAGCTGTGATATAAACTGAAAGCtcattatgtgcatttctgtctTAATTACCCTTTTATTCACATCATTCATCAAAGCATGGAAAATACCCTCCATGGTTTAACCAGCTCAAACATAACACTACAGTTATGCTGTATGATAATGAGCTTTAAAGAAGTGCATATTACACAGCCTCTGGAAGACTGTCCAGGGAAAACTTACGTTTACTaagttaaaaaatacaaaaaaaatatatatatatattagtataGATTACATAAGTTTTTATAAATGTGATTTAACAGTAAATTACTGGCCTGTAAAACAATTAAGAAGAGGCAACCATTATTCTGTCAGGGGTTTGATCCTGGCTGGTAAGCTAAAATCTTTTACTTCTACTTATTTTCAGCTTTCAGCAGCAATGATACagatttattctattctattctattctacagacatttagcagacacttttatccaaagcgacttacatttgagagtaagaacaacacaaggatgaattcaaacaagatgggacatcataattgatagactgctttgagtccagttggacccaggtgctgtcatgtagtgctagaggcagtgcatacaattttttgttttctttcaagttttttttttgtaaattttgtacgtcattttgtttaaatacaaacatcacaatttcatcaaacaatatcaacttgggcataagtgcacacggcttcttcagtacttggttgagccaaagagctggacaaatctttccaactcattctgttgagtagaagagttaagctaagtgcggaaatgctccttaaacaactgagtctttagcttgctcttaaaagtggatgaggactctgcggatcagacggagtttggtagatcgttccaccaccggggaacaacagaggagaagagtctagctactgattttgcgccacattgtggtgggagcacaAGGCATTTTTCCCTGGCAGAGCATAACTgttgagagggagtgtagctctggattaaggagtgaaggtagacaggagccgtttgggttattgttttgtaagccagaagcagagctttgaatttcatgtgtgctgcaactggaagccagtgaagagcaattagcagcagagtgacatgagctcttttgggctggttgaagaccagacgtgctgctgtgttctggatcatctgcagaggtttaactgagcatgcaggcaggccagccagtaaggagttgcagtagtcaatgcgtgaaatgaccagagcctggaccaggagctgggccagtcaggtagggtctggtTCTCCTGaagttgtagagagcaaatcggcaagaccgagcaaccgaggcaacatggtccttaaaggtcagctggttgtctaccatgacaccaagattcctggtggAAGATGTAGAcacaagtgtgattgagtcaagttacacgcttatctgtggcggtaagaaaggattggctggaaagacaataagctcggtcttggacagatttagctgaaggtggtgatccttcatccatgcggagatatcagcaaggcatgctgatattcgcattgagacggttgtgttgtcaggtgggaaagaaaggaaaagctgagtgtcatctacatagcagtggtaggagaaaccatgagagctaatgactgcaccgagtgaggaggtgtatagtgaaaagagaagaaggcCAAGTACCGAGCCCCCCGTTGTCAGcctatgtgatctggacattcccccttgccaatcatactttgaatgatctccctgtgaggtaggacataaaccacgagaagacagatcctgagatgccaagctccaagagtttggagaacagtatatgatggttgactgtgtcaaaggcagcagacaggtccagcagtataaggattgaggattgaccagcggatctttCAAGctgtagggaatcagtaactgacaggagagcagtttcagtagagtggccttgcctatagccagattgatatggatcaaacaggttgttgtcttggaggaactgtgagacctgactgaaaacggcacgctctagtagtttagacatgaatggaagaagtaagaccggccggtagttttcaacctgggctgggttgagtgtgggtttcttcagcagcggggtaacccgagcttgcttgaaggcagaaggaaagacaccggatttaagagaggagttaatAATATGGGGTACTGtagttttgattgtaggtaaaatgctctgcagaatgtcagagggaacaggatcaagaggacaggttgtgggttttgagctgactagaagtttagcgacttcgtcctcatttagacagcggaaagagcagagtgaggcaccagtagctggtttggtaaggctgagttggtcaggctcagtgaattggttactgatggtagagaccttttcagtgaagtaggaagcaaacatttctgcagcacagtgggaggctgagcaggtggtggagatagaagagagttaaacaccatgaaaagttgtcgtgtgttgggagcattgcggatcttgttctgataaaaggctatcttggctgcctttaggctggatgtgaaagtttcacgtttttgctggtactcagacaaatcagtgtgctcttttgatttgcgccactttctttctgcagccctgagtccagctctgtgctcccttagaacctctgtgagccatggactgggaggattttgtctagctggttttgacactagaggacagagtttgtccagagaggaggcaagagaggagcagagtgtttctgtagcctcattaacagacagtaaggagaagtctaagtgtgaagggagggtagagtaaacctcatcagacagctgtgtaggtctgagggatctcaggtttctgtggtaggacaccattcttggagccgcttgagtgacatgaggaaggaagacagagaatttaaccaggaaatggtctgagaggtgcagcggggtgacggacaggttggctgtggagcagtttctggtcagtgccaagccaagagtattgccagctttgtgtgttggagtctgtaccagtttgagattgaaagagtagatgagagccagaaagtcagttgcctgtggtttgccaatgtgaatgttcatatcTCCCAtaacaattagtggtgtgccatcatcaggaatgtcagagagaatcatgtccatttcagagacaaactcatctataatgccacccggagggcggtaaatgaccagattGTATGCAGTGATGAGTGTAGAGAACTTTACTGTGTGatagccataggacggagagaggtaaagttccactttttcgAAATAAGAATGcacgttccacctcctcgtccagcagagcgaggtgtttgggtaaattctgcaatgacagaaagggcagctggtgtagctgtgttttctggacagatccaggtttcagtcagggctagggcctgaatgtctgagagatttatcaatgaactggtaaattctgttttgttcactgcagattccagagaccaaaggtaagAGAGGATGTGGCAgacgtgcatgccattggaaaggacaggttttgcggattgcagtgtctatgggtgacacgtcttggtctgtacccatgtctgacagggacGGGTTTGAAGCATATTGTGCATTGCTTTAGTAGTGAGGAGGTTTAAGCTTGTGCCCTTGCTCGGTGGAGTCATGcaggtagactcgcaggtctttactctttgtggtcttaacccgccgtgggctgacacaatggctgacgcttcagcgcaccatgtgtggtaaagtacctggtgctgacacagctgagctcacttTGCTTGGTTGCAACTGGCTGAAAcagcctctatctgctttgccctgagcagtacacagtgggtgtgacccacgtcacggcctcaactggttgtagagagaaggtgccaacgacagagccccacaccagcaatgtagacaataacccgaaacaagacagaaactcaagcagtaaactcattctgctgaagttaaacaaattctctcttttatacgggATTTTCTTCAAAATCACCACCtctatttgatttgattaaaaaaaaaacagtgaaataatGTTCAAGTTGACACAAATTTTCATGATAAATGCAGAAGCATGCAATATTATGCCATAAAAGtattaataattaatacaattatgttaaaaattttaatactTAAAATGTGTTCCACTGAAAATAAgctgctttctttatttttatttcatctatCAACAGGTTTCTGTGCAATATCACAGAGGTGTGGACACAGCTGCTGGGCTGAAAGACGGGACAGATGACAGTTCACAGGGAAGTTCACTTTACCAGCTGTCTAAAAGGGTGGATGGAAACTGTTCAAAATTTCAAGGGAATCACAGCCCTGTGTCAAGGGCAGAAATGGGGATTTAGGCCAGAAACAGGGCAAACTGCAGCCCTGCAAGGTCTCTGCAGTTCTCACTGTAAGTTTCACAAAATGCCAAACTCTGATCCAGAAGGATTATCtatagaaactaaactaaattataCATATCCAATGATTTACCTGCAtgcaatttatcattttaaaaatcaatctGTGACATTGTGAGTGATGTGTATCAACTAATGCAATAACCAGTGTGAAATGTGACAAGAACTGGCTGGACTGATTTCCCTGTGAGCTTGCATCGCACCTTCTATTTCAATAAATCCCTCATCACTAACTGCTTGAAACTGTGAACAGCATTCAACATGTGAAACAGAGGAGATGCCTGCTACACCACCTGATGAGCATATATTGTGTCGTATATCATCGTCCACATCACTCCTGAGAGGTACAGCGGGAGGCACACGGACCAATCACAGGAACCCTTCACAGCAGACCAGCCGAGCAAAGCGCCCCAGTTAAAAGTGAGACCTGAAGAGAAAAAATCGAGCAAATTCAACTTTAGTTGTGCTGacagagagaaatgtttaaCTCTAGAGAATGCATACAATCAATTTCTGCATAGTTCATACCCAACACAAGCTGTGGCCAATAAGTGATCCTTTTCATCAGCGGGTAGGTGATAACGAGACATAACGAAGAGGCACCCAGAGCTATGCTGTCAGGAGTGTACGAACACTTTTAAGCAAAATTTGTAGTTTCTGCTTATCAGAAACACTTAATTGTTTGCACTTTGTTCATATAAACTCAAATCAAAGCTAAACAAATCTCCATATAGAATCCAGGCATATGACGACTGCCTCTGCTTACCTGTAATAGTTGAGACACAAAAGAACCCCGAGTGCAAGAGAGAGCTGCCCACCCAGGAAAACAAGTGCCTGCAATCGGGAAATCTCCCCTGATGCAATGGGTCGTGAGGCCGTTCTTGCCACCTGCAAAGAAGACACAGGAGTATGTACTTCTTTATTTCAAACAGCAATACATTTAGTCTTTTATGGTGGCTAAATGTATGTAATGCTGGTCTTAGGTACATCATCTAGACATGTATAGACCTTAACACTGGACATTAAACCTTGCAGTTTTCATAGTATTTCACAACAAATATGGTTGCTTTAGAATGGATACCCCAGGCTCCTGAAAAGTCAGTGCAGAACAGAAAATGAGAAGGGGAAAAGAGACATTTGAGCTAAGGGAACCACCTGAGTAAAACTCTAATGTTTTGAGATATAAATGTAATGATAGCCACAAGCACCACTCATTAAATGGACTATGTTTCATAACATGTATATGggaataaaaatctaataatcTATGGTTTACTGATTTAACACCATATTCAGAATATAGCCATATTTAAGATAAAGTCAGCCATTGGAATATGGTTTTGCATGTAAACACATGTACAATTTCATGTACAATTCgattacacagaaaaaaataaatcaatgaacAATACTTGTTTGTCGAAGTCTTTATCCCACATGTCGTTGATGGTGCAGCCGGCTCCCCTCATCAGTAGAGCACCTGTTCCAAACAGGGTGAGCATGCCCAGATCTGGGAGGCATCCAGGCTCTGAAGCCAGAGCGATGCTCCATGTGCACGGCAGGTAAAGCAGCCATGTCCCTGCAAGACAGATCCAATAAATTTTAATATCGGATAAGTATGCAGAATGTATGTGTAAGGACAACAAAAGAGATGATACGGAGAAATCGGTACTCAGCCAAGCCATCTTTCAATAATACAAAATAAGGCCTGGCTTTGTGACTACCAGTTGGAGATATAAAAGTGAAGTCAAACGTGAGTTTTACCTGACTTTTTTTACTCAGAACTTTTAATGCAAAAAGATTGGTTCAACCAGGTAAAACTTAGGAGCCAAACACAACTTGAAGATTTTTCAACCAAAAGAAGTAGAAATACAAAAGTTATATCTTTAACAGCTTTACAAGAAGAAACATAAAGTGATCATTTTCGTCAACtgtctcttaaaaaaaataaaataaaaaggattgGGTAAAACTGAGTAAAAATACTGTTGAAAATAAGGCTGGTGTTGAGCCAGTTTAGTGACTAAATCCACTTGTTTAAGGTTTAAGCAGGACTAGTTTACGGTTTGATGGACAGGAAACAGTGGAACATCAGTGCTAGCTATCaacattattacattttctaaatgacttttaaataaagtcaTTAACACCGAAAGATGTGACTGTCTTTAAGAATAAATGTACAAACCAATAGGTTTGTCCAGCCTCATAAGTCGGAGGTATGGTTGGACATGGGATGGTGCTGAGTTCACAATAGCAGCAGCTGATAGACTGAAAGTCCTTCTTCCAATATGAGGTGTTAATTGTTGTCTTATAGATGAACGGAC containing:
- the coq2 gene encoding 4-hydroxybenzoate polyprenyltransferase, mitochondrial gives rise to the protein MFCAKLTSRLIPSVLRTIHHGTCHPCLFTLSNGFLQNDVTRSIEGFHSASSGRRGVCCIQSSVRSSIRQQLTPHIGRRTFSLSAAAIVNSAPSHVQPYLRLMRLDKPIGTWLLYLPCTWSIALASEPGCLPDLGMLTLFGTGALLMRGAGCTINDMWDKDFDKQVARTASRPIASGEISRLQALVFLGGQLSLALGVLLCLNYYSIALGASSLCLVITYPLMKRITYWPQLVLGLTFNWGALLGWSAVKGSCDWSVCLPLYLSGVMWTMIYDTIYAHQDKEDDIKVGVKSTALKFQEQTKLWLSGFTVAMMSGLVVAGVNAEQTFPYYSALTAVGFHLVHQIYTVDISKTEDCWRTFISNRNLGLLLFFGIVAGNLWKKSRETQLQKEEGFR